A region of Arabidopsis thaliana chromosome 5, partial sequence DNA encodes the following proteins:
- the ARP8 gene encoding actin-related protein 8: MRIIIYIYKDSKLASSLLQHKIVLTSLIDRQEFGNIESPIYARLQQFFATIFTRMQVKPSMQPIVVSLPLCHFDDTESAKASRRQLKTAIFNVLFDMNVPAVCAVNQAVLALYAARRTSGIVVNIGFQVITILPILHGKVMRQVGVEVIGFGALKLTGFLKEKMQENNISFQSLYTVRTLKEKLCYVALDYKAELSKDTQASVEVSGEGWFTLSKERFQTGEILFQPRLAGMRAMSLHQAVSLCMDHCDAAGLTGDDSWFKTVVLTGGSACLPGLSERLERELQDHLPSSISNGIRVIPPPYGVDTSWHGAKLISNLSIFPGPWCITRKQFRRKSRLMW, encoded by the exons ATGCGGatcattatttatatttacaaaGATAGTAAGCTTGCGTCTTCTCTCTTGCAACACAAGATAGTTCTTACTAGTTTGATCGATCGCCAGGAATTTGGTAACATTGAGTCACCGATTTATGCTAGACTTCAACAGTTCTTTGCAACCATTTTCACCAG GATGCAGGTAAAGCCCTCTATGCAGCCAATAGTGGTATCACTACCTCTCTGCCATTTTGATG ATACTGAATCAGCCAAGGCATCAAGGCGGCAACTTAAGACTGCTATTTTCAATGTCTTGTTTGACATGAACGTCCCTGCAGTGTGTGCAGTTAATCAG GCTGTGTTAGCTCTATATGCAGCACGGCGGACATCTGGAATTGTTGTCAACATTGGTTTCCAAGTCATCACCATTCTTCCGA TTTTACATGGTAAGGTGATGCGCCAGGTAGGTGTAGAAGTCATTGGTTTTGGAGCATTGAAACTCACGGGCTTCCTTAAGGAGAAGATGcaagaaaacaacatttcCTTTCAATCACTCTACACTGTTCGTACTCTTAAAGAG AAACTGTGTTATGTGGCTCTTGATTATAAAGCTGAACTTTCAAAAGACACACAAGCTTCAGTGGAAGTTTCAGGTGAAGGATGGTTTACTTTATCAAAAGAGCGTTTCCAAACAGGGGAGATATTATTCCAACCACGTCTCGCTGGAAT GCGTGCAATGAGTCTGCACCAGGCCGTCTCGCTCTGTATGGACCACTGTGATGCAGCAGGACTTACAGGTGACGATAGTTGGTTCAAGACTGTAGTACTAACTGGGGGAAGCGCGTGTTTGCCTGGACTCTCAG AGAGGCTAGAGAGAGAACTGCAAGATCACCTTCCTTCATCTATAAGTAACGGAATCAGAGTAATACCTCCTCCTTACGGCGTGGACACATCATGGCATGGGGCAAAGCTTATTAGTAAT TTGAGCATCTTTCCTGGTCCTTGGTGTATCACAAGGAAGCAGTTCCGTCGCAAGTCAAGACTCATGTGGTGA
- the LLG1 gene encoding LORELEI-LIKE-GPI-ANCHORED PROTEIN 1 (LORELEI-LIKE-GPI-ANCHORED PROTEIN 1 (LLG1); BEST Arabidopsis thaliana protein match is: lorelei (TAIR:AT4G26466.1); Has 1807 Blast hits to 1807 proteins in 277 species: Archae - 0; Bacteria - 0; Metazoa - 736; Fungi - 347; Plants - 385; Viruses - 0; Other Eukaryotes - 339 (source: NCBI BLink).) — protein sequence MELLSRALFFFLLLSVLSSFSSSSFISDGVFESQSLVLGRNLLQTKKTCPVNFEFMNYTIITSKCKGPKYPPKECCGAFKDFACPYTDQLNDLSSDCATTMFSYINLYGKYPPGLFANQCKEGKEGLECPAGSQLPPETSAEVNAATTSSSRLWLTVSAALLVFVKLF from the exons ATGGAGCTCCTCTCTAGagctcttttcttctttcttctactctcagttctttcttctttctcttcttcaagtttcaTTTCAG ATGGGGTCTTCGAATCTCAGAGTTTGGTTCTTGGCAGAAACTTGCTTCAGACCAAGAAAA CATGTCCTGTGAACTTTGAGTTTATGAACTACACGATCATAACCAGCAAATGCAAAGGTCCCAAATACCCACCAAAAGAATGTTGTGGCGCCTTCAAGGACTTTGCGTGTCCTTACACTGACCAGCTCAACGACCTGAGCTCGGATTGTGCAACCACTATGTTCAGTTACATCAATCTCTATGGAAAATACCCGCCTGGACTTTTCGCTAACCAGTGCAAAGAAGGTAAAGAAGGTCTCGAATGCCCTGCCGGATCCCAGTTGCCTCCAGAGACATCAGCAGAGGTAAACGCAGCAACTACCTCGTCGTCCCGTCTTTGGCTGACCGTTTCCGCggctcttttggtttttgttaagTTGTTCTGA
- the UBC30 gene encoding ubiquitin-conjugating enzyme 30 (ubiquitin-conjugating enzyme 30 (UBC30); CONTAINS InterPro DOMAIN/s: Ubiquitin-conjugating enzyme/RWD-like (InterPro:IPR016135), Ubiquitin-conjugating enzyme, E2 (InterPro:IPR000608); BEST Arabidopsis thaliana protein match is: ubiquitin-conjugating enzyme 28 (TAIR:AT1G64230.2); Has 30201 Blast hits to 17322 proteins in 780 species: Archae - 12; Bacteria - 1396; Metazoa - 17338; Fungi - 3422; Plants - 5037; Viruses - 0; Other Eukaryotes - 2996 (source: NCBI BLink).), with translation MASKRINKELRDLQRDPPVSCSAGPTGDDMFQWQATIMGPADSPFAGGVFLVTIHFPPDYPFKPPKVAFRTKVYHPNINSNGSICLDILKEQWSPALTVSKVIKLFHFLTF, from the exons ATGGCGTCGAAAAGAATTAACAAAGAGCTTAGGGACTTGCAAAGAGATCCTCCTGTGTCCTGCAGTGCAG GTCCTACGGGAGATGATATGTTCCAATGGCAAGCAACTATCATGGGTCCAGCAGATAGCCCGTTTGCCGGAGGTGTGTTTCTTGTTACCATTCACTTCCCACCAGATTACCCTTTCAAGCCACCAAAG GTTGCCTTCCGGACCAAGGTTTATCACCCAAACATCAACAGTAATGGAAGTATCTGTCTTGACATTCTGAAAGAGCAGTGGAGCCCTGCACTTACCGTATCCAAGGTGATCAAATTGTTTCACTTCCTTACTTTTTAG
- the ARP8 gene encoding actin-related protein 8 (actin-related protein 8 (ARP8); CONTAINS InterPro DOMAIN/s: F-box domain, cyclin-like (InterPro:IPR001810), F-box domain, Skp2-like (InterPro:IPR022364), Actin/actin-like (InterPro:IPR004000); BEST Arabidopsis thaliana protein match is: actin-11 (TAIR:AT3G12110.1); Has 10755 Blast hits to 10746 proteins in 2376 species: Archae - 0; Bacteria - 6; Metazoa - 4699; Fungi - 2663; Plants - 1312; Viruses - 0; Other Eukaryotes - 2075 (source: NCBI BLink).) — protein sequence MILKKVWGSVWNRSNSGKDLVNHQRAIDVPPLLLSSSSSLGAFDQLPMDILVQILMMMEPKDAVKLGLTCKAWKCVASGNRLWIFYLQCSQEPWDSIFFAETSLRSGYPLRMISSQSGELSFMHIYSQRAQVPGSIIIDGGSGYCKFGWSKYASPSGRSATFLEFGNIESPIYARLQQFFATIFTRMQVKPSMQPIVVSLPLCHFDDTESAKASRRQLKTAIFNVLFDMNVPAVCAVNQAVLALYAARRTSGIVVNIGFQVITILPILHGKVMRQVGVEVIGFGALKLTGFLKEKMQENNISFQSLYTVRTLKEKLCYVALDYKAELSKDTQASVEVSGEGWFTLSKERFQTGEILFQPRLAGMRAMSLHQAVSLCMDHCDAAGLTGDDSWFKTVVLTGGSACLPGLSERLERELQDHLPSSISNGIRVIPPPYGVDTSWHGAKLISNLSIFPGPWCITRKQFRRKSRLMW from the exons ATGATCCTGAAGAAAGTATGGGGATCGGTGTGGAACCGATCGAATAGTGGCAAGGATTTGGTGAATCATCAGAGAGCGATCGATGTTCCTCCTCTGttattgtcttcttcatcgtctctTGGTGCGTTTGATCAGCTACCGATGGATATTCTAGTCCAGatactgatgatgatggagcCAAAAGATGCTGTGAAATTGGGCTTAACGTGCAAAGCCTGGAAATGCGTAGCTAGTGGTAATCGTCTCTGGATATTTTATCTCCAGTGTTCTCAAGAGCCATGGGACTCCATTTTCTTCGCTGAAACTAGTTTGCGTTCTGGTTATCCTCTCCG AATGATTTCTAGTCAATCAGGAGAGTTGTCGTTTATGCACATTTATAGTCAGAGGGCACAAGTTCCTGGTTCTATCATTATTGATG GTGGTTCTGGATATTGTAAGTTTGGTTGGAGCAAGTATGCGTCTCCTTCTGGACGTTCTGCTACTTTTTTG GAATTTGGTAACATTGAGTCACCGATTTATGCTAGACTTCAACAGTTCTTTGCAACCATTTTCACCAG GATGCAGGTAAAGCCCTCTATGCAGCCAATAGTGGTATCACTACCTCTCTGCCATTTTGATG ATACTGAATCAGCCAAGGCATCAAGGCGGCAACTTAAGACTGCTATTTTCAATGTCTTGTTTGACATGAACGTCCCTGCAGTGTGTGCAGTTAATCAG GCTGTGTTAGCTCTATATGCAGCACGGCGGACATCTGGAATTGTTGTCAACATTGGTTTCCAAGTCATCACCATTCTTCCGA TTTTACATGGTAAGGTGATGCGCCAGGTAGGTGTAGAAGTCATTGGTTTTGGAGCATTGAAACTCACGGGCTTCCTTAAGGAGAAGATGcaagaaaacaacatttcCTTTCAATCACTCTACACTGTTCGTACTCTTAAAGAG AAACTGTGTTATGTGGCTCTTGATTATAAAGCTGAACTTTCAAAAGACACACAAGCTTCAGTGGAAGTTTCAGGTGAAGGATGGTTTACTTTATCAAAAGAGCGTTTCCAAACAGGGGAGATATTATTCCAACCACGTCTCGCTGGAAT GCGTGCAATGAGTCTGCACCAGGCCGTCTCGCTCTGTATGGACCACTGTGATGCAGCAGGACTTACAGGTGACGATAGTTGGTTCAAGACTGTAGTACTAACTGGGGGAAGCGCGTGTTTGCCTGGACTCTCAG AGAGGCTAGAGAGAGAACTGCAAGATCACCTTCCTTCATCTATAAGTAACGGAATCAGAGTAATACCTCCTCCTTACGGCGTGGACACATCATGGCATGGGGCAAAGCTTATTAGTAAT TTGAGCATCTTTCCTGGTCCTTGGTGTATCACAAGGAAGCAGTTCCGTCGCAAGTCAAGACTCATGTGGTGA
- a CDS encoding Sec14p-like phosphatidylinositol transfer family protein, with the protein MSGREQTGEKLSDSEYIEEEPRRSRIGNLKKKAFSCSTKLTHPLKMRKGKRKIDFQIPLIEDVRDEKEEKLVSKLRQQLLQKDLLPPVHDDYHMLLRFLKTMEFKIEKTVTAWEEMLKWRKEFGTDRIIQDFNFKELDEVTRHYPQGYHGVDKDGRPIYIERLGKAHPGKLMEVTTIERYLKYHVQEFERTLQEKLPACSVAAKRRVTTTTTILDVEGLGMKNFTPTAANLLATIAKVDCNYYPETLHRMFIVNAGIGFRSFLWPAAQKLLDPMTIAKIQVLEPRSLSKLLEAIDSSQLPEFLGGLCKCPNEGGCLRSNKGPWNDPEIVELVHHMEVNNVPQTTTAPLHVRDYDSTTCTISPKETLKEEPEPEEYYSSTGSRSSMHTCIVPPLSDKASTSDGDKFITTVESIESAQSQLLDADTENTFANTSVREGVSFLHALLHSFVNVLFHMDCNRYCIFKMIINTFQVVRFYGLVLLERKSTARTSFTW; encoded by the exons ATGTCAG GTCGAGAACAAACAGGAGAGAAACTATCAGATTCTGAGTACATAGAAGAAGAGCCACGGCGTTCTAGAATTgggaatttgaagaagaaggcttTTAGTTGTTCAACTAAACTTACACATCCTTTGAAGATGAGAAAAGGCAAACGTAAAATCGATTTCCAGATTCCTTTGATTGAAGATGTTAGAGATGAGAAAGAGGAGAAGCTTGTTTCTAAATTGCGtcaacaacttcttcagaAAGATTTGTTGCCTCCAGTACATGATGATTATCATATGTTGTTGAG GTTTCTGAAAACAATGGAATTCAAAATCGAGAAAACTGTCACGGCATGGGAGGAAATGCTTAAATGGAGGAAAGAATTTGGAACCGATCGCATTATACAG gatttcaatttcaaagaGTTGGATGAAGTGACAAGGCACTATCCTCAAGGGTATCATGGAGTTGATAAAGATGGGAGACCTATTTATATCGAGAGACTTGGAAAAGCTCATCCTGGTAAACTTATGGAGGTTACTACTATAGAGCGATACTTGAAGTACCATGTTCAAGAATTCGAGAGGACACTTCAAGAGAAGCTACCTGCGTGTTCAGTTGCAGCTAAGAGACGAGTTACTACAACTACTACAATACTAGATGTTGAAGGCCTG GGTATGAAGAACTTTACTCCTACCGCTGCTAATCTCCTGGCCACCATTGCTAAAGTTGATTGCAATTATTACCCTGAG ACTTTGCACCGAATGTTCATTGTCAATGCAGGGATTGGATTCAGGAGTTTTCTTTGGCCTGCCGCACAGAAGCTTCTTGATCCGATGACTATTGCAAAGATACAA GTTTTGGAGCCAAGGTCCTTGTCAAAGTTACTTGAAGCAATTGATTCCAG TCAACTTCCAGAATTCTTGGGAGGCTTATGCAAATGTCCTAACGAGGGAGGGTGCTTGAGGTCTAACAAAGGACCCTGGAATGATCCTGAAATAGTTGAG CTCGTTCATCACATGGAAGTAAATAATGTACCGCAAACAACAACAGCTCCTCTTCATGTAAGAGATTATGATTCTACCACTTGCACGATCTCGCCTAAA GAAACTTTGAAAGAAGAGCCAGAACCTGAAGAATATTACTCTTCCACTGGGTCCAGATCTTCAATGCACACTTGTATAGTTCCTCCACTCTCTGATAAG GCTAGTACATCAGACGGTGATAAATTCATTACTACCGTGGAATCTATAGAATCGGCTCAATCCCAATTACTTGACGCGGATACTGAAAACACTTTCGCAAATACATCTGTAAGAGAAggtgtttcttttcttcatgcCTTGTTACATAGTTTCGTTAATGTTCTGTTTCACATGGATTGTAATCGCTACTGTATATTCAAAATGATCATTAACACGTTTCAGGTGGTCAGATTTTACGGTTTGGTGCTCTTAGAGAGAAAATCAACAGCGAGAACATCTTTCACTTGGTGA
- a CDS encoding Sec14p-like phosphatidylinositol transfer family protein, producing MSGREQTGEKLSDSEYIEEEPRRSRIGNLKKKAFSCSTKLTHPLKMRKGKRKIDFQIPLIEDVRDEKEEKLVSKLRQQLLQKDLLPPVHDDYHMLLRFLKTMEFKIEKTVTAWEEMLKWRKEFGTDRIIQDFNFKELDEVTRHYPQGYHGVDKDGRPIYIERLGKAHPGKLMEVTTIERYLKYHVQEFERTLQEKLPACSVAAKRRVTTTTTILDVEGLGMKNFTPTAANLLATIAKVDCNYYPETLHRMFIVNAGIGFRSFLWPAAQKLLDPMTIAKIQVLEPRSLSKLLEAIDSSQLPEFLGGLCKCPNEGGCLRSNKGPWNDPEIVELVHHMEVNNVPQTTTAPLHVRDYDSTTCTISPKETLKEEPEPEEYYSSTGSRSSMHTCIVPPLSDKASTSDGDKFITTVESIESAQSQLLDADTENTFANTSVREGGQILRFGALREKINSENIFHLVKILLVFPLKLFVLFGFLLPGYWQRQNTVVVPDSSTNNKVLECFDRLKKMEKEFTEISRKQVKIPEANEKLLAESLERIKSLELDLDKTKSVLHITLTKQLQITEQLESQDEERRKGCCF from the exons ATGTCAG GTCGAGAACAAACAGGAGAGAAACTATCAGATTCTGAGTACATAGAAGAAGAGCCACGGCGTTCTAGAATTgggaatttgaagaagaaggcttTTAGTTGTTCAACTAAACTTACACATCCTTTGAAGATGAGAAAAGGCAAACGTAAAATCGATTTCCAGATTCCTTTGATTGAAGATGTTAGAGATGAGAAAGAGGAGAAGCTTGTTTCTAAATTGCGtcaacaacttcttcagaAAGATTTGTTGCCTCCAGTACATGATGATTATCATATGTTGTTGAG GTTTCTGAAAACAATGGAATTCAAAATCGAGAAAACTGTCACGGCATGGGAGGAAATGCTTAAATGGAGGAAAGAATTTGGAACCGATCGCATTATACAG gatttcaatttcaaagaGTTGGATGAAGTGACAAGGCACTATCCTCAAGGGTATCATGGAGTTGATAAAGATGGGAGACCTATTTATATCGAGAGACTTGGAAAAGCTCATCCTGGTAAACTTATGGAGGTTACTACTATAGAGCGATACTTGAAGTACCATGTTCAAGAATTCGAGAGGACACTTCAAGAGAAGCTACCTGCGTGTTCAGTTGCAGCTAAGAGACGAGTTACTACAACTACTACAATACTAGATGTTGAAGGCCTG GGTATGAAGAACTTTACTCCTACCGCTGCTAATCTCCTGGCCACCATTGCTAAAGTTGATTGCAATTATTACCCTGAG ACTTTGCACCGAATGTTCATTGTCAATGCAGGGATTGGATTCAGGAGTTTTCTTTGGCCTGCCGCACAGAAGCTTCTTGATCCGATGACTATTGCAAAGATACAA GTTTTGGAGCCAAGGTCCTTGTCAAAGTTACTTGAAGCAATTGATTCCAG TCAACTTCCAGAATTCTTGGGAGGCTTATGCAAATGTCCTAACGAGGGAGGGTGCTTGAGGTCTAACAAAGGACCCTGGAATGATCCTGAAATAGTTGAG CTCGTTCATCACATGGAAGTAAATAATGTACCGCAAACAACAACAGCTCCTCTTCATGTAAGAGATTATGATTCTACCACTTGCACGATCTCGCCTAAA GAAACTTTGAAAGAAGAGCCAGAACCTGAAGAATATTACTCTTCCACTGGGTCCAGATCTTCAATGCACACTTGTATAGTTCCTCCACTCTCTGATAAG GCTAGTACATCAGACGGTGATAAATTCATTACTACCGTGGAATCTATAGAATCGGCTCAATCCCAATTACTTGACGCGGATACTGAAAACACTTTCGCAAATACATCTGTAAGAGAAg GTGGTCAGATTTTACGGTTTGGTGCTCTTAGAGAGAAAATCAACAGCGAGAACATCTTTCACTTGGTGAAAATACTACTAGTTTTTCCACTGAAGCTATTTGTTCTCTTTGGTTTCCTATTACCTGGATACTGGCAAAGACAGAACACAGTCGTTGTCCCAGATTCGTCGACAAACAACAAGGTTCTTGAGTGTTTCGATCGTCttaagaagatggagaaagaatTCACAGAGATCAGtagaaaacaagtaaaaatccCAGAAGCAAATGAGAAGCTATTAGCAGAATCTCTGGAGAGGATCAAGTCTCTAGAACTCGATCTCGACAAAACGAAATCA gtATTACATAtaacattaacaaaacaaCTTCAGATTACAGAACAGCTTGAATCTCAAGACGAAGAA CGAAGAAAAGGATGCTGTTTCTGA
- the UBC30 gene encoding ubiquitin-conjugating enzyme 30 (ubiquitin-conjugating enzyme 30 (UBC30); CONTAINS InterPro DOMAIN/s: Ubiquitin-conjugating enzyme/RWD-like (InterPro:IPR016135), Ubiquitin-conjugating enzyme, E2 (InterPro:IPR000608); BEST Arabidopsis thaliana protein match is: ubiquitin-conjugating enzyme 28 (TAIR:AT1G64230.2); Has 10484 Blast hits to 10454 proteins in 401 species: Archae - 0; Bacteria - 4; Metazoa - 4516; Fungi - 2304; Plants - 1930; Viruses - 26; Other Eukaryotes - 1704 (source: NCBI BLink).), whose product MASKRINKELRDLQRDPPVSCSAGPTGDDMFQWQATIMGPADSPFAGGVFLVTIHFPPDYPFKPPKVAFRTKVYHPNINSNGSICLDILKEQWSPALTVSKVLLSICSLLTDPNPDDPLVPEIAHIYKTDRVKYESTAQSWTQKYAMG is encoded by the exons ATGGCGTCGAAAAGAATTAACAAAGAGCTTAGGGACTTGCAAAGAGATCCTCCTGTGTCCTGCAGTGCAG GTCCTACGGGAGATGATATGTTCCAATGGCAAGCAACTATCATGGGTCCAGCAGATAGCCCGTTTGCCGGAGGTGTGTTTCTTGTTACCATTCACTTCCCACCAGATTACCCTTTCAAGCCACCAAAG GTTGCCTTCCGGACCAAGGTTTATCACCCAAACATCAACAGTAATGGAAGTATCTGTCTTGACATTCTGAAAGAGCAGTGGAGCCCTGCACTTACCGTATCCAAG GTTCTTCTGTCGATATGCTCATTGCTGACGGATCCAAACCCTGACGATCCTTTGGTTCCTGAAATAGCGCACATCTACAAGACAGACCGAGTCAAGTACGAGTCCACAGCTCAATCCTGGACTCAGAAGTATGCAATGGGATGA
- the ARP8 gene encoding actin-related protein 8 (actin-related protein 8 (ARP8); CONTAINS InterPro DOMAIN/s: F-box domain, cyclin-like (InterPro:IPR001810), F-box domain, Skp2-like (InterPro:IPR022364), Actin/actin-like (InterPro:IPR004000); BEST Arabidopsis thaliana protein match is: actin 9 (TAIR:AT2G42090.1); Has 35333 Blast hits to 34131 proteins in 2444 species: Archae - 798; Bacteria - 22429; Metazoa - 974; Fungi - 991; Plants - 531; Viruses - 0; Other Eukaryotes - 9610 (source: NCBI BLink).): protein MILKKVWGSVWNRSNSGKDLVNHQRAIDVPPLLLSSSSSLGAFDQLPMDILVQILMMMEPKDAVKLGLTCKAWKCVASGNRLWIFYLQCSQEPWDSIFFAETSLRSGYPLRMISSQSGELSFMHIYSQRAQVPGSIIIDGGSGYCKFGWSKYASPSGRSATFLEFGNIESPIYARLQQFFATIFTRMQVKPSMQPIVVSLPLCHFDDTESAKASRRQLKTAIFNVLFDMNVPAVCAVNQAVLALYAARRTSGIVVNIGFQVITILPILHGKVMRQVGVEVIGFGALKLTGFLKEKMQENNISFQSLYTVRTLKEKLCYVALDYKAELSKDTQASVEVSGEGWFTLSKERFQTGEILFQPRLAGIIVHKLVYEFHGFPYAYQGWAIFL, encoded by the exons ATGATCCTGAAGAAAGTATGGGGATCGGTGTGGAACCGATCGAATAGTGGCAAGGATTTGGTGAATCATCAGAGAGCGATCGATGTTCCTCCTCTGttattgtcttcttcatcgtctctTGGTGCGTTTGATCAGCTACCGATGGATATTCTAGTCCAGatactgatgatgatggagcCAAAAGATGCTGTGAAATTGGGCTTAACGTGCAAAGCCTGGAAATGCGTAGCTAGTGGTAATCGTCTCTGGATATTTTATCTCCAGTGTTCTCAAGAGCCATGGGACTCCATTTTCTTCGCTGAAACTAGTTTGCGTTCTGGTTATCCTCTCCG AATGATTTCTAGTCAATCAGGAGAGTTGTCGTTTATGCACATTTATAGTCAGAGGGCACAAGTTCCTGGTTCTATCATTATTGATG GTGGTTCTGGATATTGTAAGTTTGGTTGGAGCAAGTATGCGTCTCCTTCTGGACGTTCTGCTACTTTTTTG GAATTTGGTAACATTGAGTCACCGATTTATGCTAGACTTCAACAGTTCTTTGCAACCATTTTCACCAG GATGCAGGTAAAGCCCTCTATGCAGCCAATAGTGGTATCACTACCTCTCTGCCATTTTGATG ATACTGAATCAGCCAAGGCATCAAGGCGGCAACTTAAGACTGCTATTTTCAATGTCTTGTTTGACATGAACGTCCCTGCAGTGTGTGCAGTTAATCAG GCTGTGTTAGCTCTATATGCAGCACGGCGGACATCTGGAATTGTTGTCAACATTGGTTTCCAAGTCATCACCATTCTTCCGA TTTTACATGGTAAGGTGATGCGCCAGGTAGGTGTAGAAGTCATTGGTTTTGGAGCATTGAAACTCACGGGCTTCCTTAAGGAGAAGATGcaagaaaacaacatttcCTTTCAATCACTCTACACTGTTCGTACTCTTAAAGAG AAACTGTGTTATGTGGCTCTTGATTATAAAGCTGAACTTTCAAAAGACACACAAGCTTCAGTGGAAGTTTCAGGTGAAGGATGGTTTACTTTATCAAAAGAGCGTTTCCAAACAGGGGAGATATTATTCCAACCACGTCTCGCTGGAAT TATAGTGCACAAACTCGTTTATGAGTTCCACGGTTTTCCTTATGCGTATCAGGGCTGGGCTATTTTCCTGTGA